The Paenibacillus amylolyticus genome contains the following window.
ATATACAGGAATTGCTGAAGATTGGATTAATGGAACTTTCTACCGACCATAAATTCATCAGCCTTCATGACAAATATTACCCATTACTCGTCAAGCATTTCCCTACGGGTAATGCTGAGGACAGGTCATATATTTATTTGGACTATGTTGAGAAAAATGCTCCATTTTTATATTATGAAAAATATCAGCATTACCATTTTATCGGCAATAATGAATTGGCAGTAAAAAATGCTGTACTGGCTTATTCTCAACGTATGAGAGAGGAAGGCGCTTCGCAAATCACCGAAGAACTGTTGAAATTTATTGGACAAAATGAAAGTTTGCAAGCAATGTTAAAAAAACTGTATACAAGCTACTGTTCAAACCAGTATAGTGTGGCATTTCATGTTGCAGATTCGTTCTTGGAAAACATGCAAGGGAACTTTTACAGTTATTCGATTGAGATAATAGGAGAAATTAGTTACCTAAGAGCACTGTCGTTACTGAGATCTATAAACAGGCCAACGCTAAATACTCGGTACGTTGAACATGAGGATATCCACTTTATCCAAAGAATATTAGATGCGTTGGGAGATATCAATGTGGATCTCTCCTCACGTCTTAGAGAGTCTCTTATGTTATTGAGCAATAACAATTTGAAGAATAATGAAGGACACCAAATTGTGACTCAAATTTTTGATAATTTATATAAAACATATCAAATACAAATATTCGCTACTCCGCCAAAGTATATGAGTTTCTGGCAGATCCGCCAAGCTGTGCTTCTCTCTAAAATAAACCTTTTAAAAACTGACCGTTTTACAAATAACGCCACCGTGCTAGAGCGTTCCTTTTTACTTTTACAGCAGTACAAAGATAAGTATCATAAATACTATCTGAAGCTAGCTTGCAATTATGCAGGAAGTCTCTTCATGCACGGAGAGTATACAAAGGCTGCTCGCATAACGGAAGAAGCGATCTCTTTTATAGAACAAAGGGAATCCGCAATCTTTGGGGAGTCGTATACCAGTTAAATTGTGTTATTAGAACGATTTTGAATCAGGGTGACAACGATACATTTAACTCATATAACGAACAGATATGGCAAGACGAAGTAGCTAGAAGTAACTTGCATGAAGAATTTATTTGTATCTCAAATTACGCATTATTGCTGCTATCACTTGATGATCCTTGTAAAACCCGAGATGCTGCACAATATTTGGAAGAAACCTTAAAGTATACTAATGAATTCACAGATCCATACGATCTCTACCTACTAACAACAAATTTAGGCGTTGCAACATACTTAAGTGGCGATATAGAACAAGCTATCACTACGGAAAAACAATGTGAGTCAATACTGGCAAGAGGTATTGCATACTTTGATAATGATTTACTGCGTAAAAGGCACGAGGCTCTGTTATATTATTATCAACATAATAAAAACAGGAGCCATGTTCTCCAAATTTTGAATGATACAAATGATTATAATTCTAATTACTATAGAATTGGGCTTTTCTCTAACATTGAGTATTGGGCTGACTGATGAATTAACTTTGTACCAATCAACGCCTTGTAGAGGGCATAGGGATCATTGGGAAACAATTCACGGAATACGGTGTAGCATGAACTGTGACTGGAGATTAGAGGCAAAGCAGCAATATCAAAAAGCCATGGCTCGCCTTTCTCATCCACAATAAAATCAACTCTACACAAGCCATCCGCCTGTAAAGCGGACATTAGTTTCTCAACCGATGTTTGGAGCTTGTTTATTTGCTTCGCATCTTTGATGAGTTCGAATCCATACTTGTTGCTGTCTACTTCATAATCGGATAAAAAACTTTTTTCTTTTGTTATCTCTACTGGCAGTAACGGAACGGGGCGCATGTTTTTTATCAACACTGGCACTTCGACTTCGGTTCCCGATATATACTCCTGTATCAGGATCGGTTGCTGAAATTCATTGTACAGATTAACCACTACTTCCTTAAGCGTGCTCCTGTCTTTAACTAGAGTTACGCCTTTAGCAGAACATTCATATGAAGGTTTAACGATGTACTGCTTATGTTCCATATGTTCAAAGATTTCGTAATTTTGATTTGTAAAGGCAACAGTATGGGGAACCTTCACATAGTTTTTAGCTATATCATAGTAATGCATTTTATTTTGCAATAAAGCTAATGTATACCCGTCGCAAGTCAAGTTATGTACATTGTGAAGACTTGAAAAGTTTGGTATGAACGATCGTCTGTTAATATCAATTCCGATTTGTGCTGTGGAATAAAGGAATATTTTATGGGAGTCAGAAGTCGTTAAGTTATTCAGAATAATATCTCCTACGAAGGTTGAGGGATTATTATAAAAAATATAATTTTCAGATGAATTCTGAAATCCCTTCTCAATTTCCCTAGCTTCCGACTCTTCCAAATATCCAGAATTAGCTTTAGTGTATAATTTACTACCATTGATAAAAACAACGGTATATTTTCCACTGTATGACTGAGAAAATGTAATTAATTCATTTAGCTCTTGTTGCAATTGTGAATGGCTTTCCAAATTAAAACCTCCAAATAATTTATAGTTATTTGGAGGTTTTTCTCTACACTTTTAAGTTATTTCTCGGATTAAACCTCGAGAGCACATCTTTCTTCCGCTTAACAGAAACTTCTGTGTATATTTGCGTGGTGCTGACATTGGTATGCCCGAGAATCTCCTGCACTGATCGCAAATCTGCACCATTGTTCAGAAGATGTGTAGCAAAGCTGTGCCTTAGGTAGTGAGGAGTTGATTTTTTGCTAACCTTAGACAAGTCCCTATATTTGGAGTAAATATCTTCAATGGAATAAATCGAAAGTCGATCACCATACTTATTGATAAACAAAGCATTAGACTTGGAATCAAAATGCTCGCGAGCATGCAGCCAAGTTTTAATCTTAAGGATTACCTCGTTACTCGAAATATACAATAAGCGCTCTTTACGTCCTTT
Protein-coding sequences here:
- a CDS encoding ATP-grasp domain-containing protein; the encoded protein is MESHSQLQQELNELITFSQSYSGKYTVVFINGSKLYTKANSGYLEESEAREIEKGFQNSSENYIFYNNPSTFVGDIILNNLTTSDSHKIFLYSTAQIGIDINRRSFIPNFSSLHNVHNLTCDGYTLALLQNKMHYYDIAKNYVKVPHTVAFTNQNYEIFEHMEHKQYIVKPSYECSAKGVTLVKDRSTLKEVVVNLYNEFQQPILIQEYISGTEVEVPVLIKNMRPVPLLPVEITKEKSFLSDYEVDSNKYGFELIKDAKQINKLQTSVEKLMSALQADGLCRVDFIVDEKGEPWLFDIAALPLISSHSSCYTVFRELFPNDPYALYKALIGTKLIHQSAQYSMLEKSPIL